A stretch of the Tolypothrix sp. NIES-4075 genome encodes the following:
- the murD gene encoding UDP-N-acetylmuramoyl-L-alanine--D-glutamate ligase, with protein MSKAHVIGFGKSGVAAARLLRKEGWEVVLSDSANAHILASRNTSENFLHQQQELATLGITVKLGYSLDLNDFDLLQLIVVSPGVPWDIPLLVKARELGIETIGEMELAWRHLQTIPWVGITGTNGKTTTTALTAAIFQAAGFNAPACGNIGLAACEVALLPKHPDWIIAEFSSYQIESSNTVAPRIGVWTTFTPDHLARHKTLENYYNIKAKLLRQSQLQVFNGDDAYLSKIGASQWNNAYWTSVKGKEHLIGEKGFYIEDGWVVETRLIASLNVASLQEDERIVEVSALRMVGEHNQQNLLMSVAAARLAGIEKDAISQAIREFPGVPHRLEHICTWKNIDFINDSKATNYDAAEVGLASVQGPVILIAGGEAKAGDDTAWLAKIKAKAAVVLLIGSAAESFAKRLEEVGYDSYEIVETMENAVKRSPSLALTHQASVVLLSPACASFDQYPNFEARGDDFRALCVSRFLNAKDR; from the coding sequence ATGTCCAAAGCTCATGTAATTGGATTCGGAAAGTCCGGTGTTGCTGCGGCGAGATTGTTGAGAAAGGAAGGTTGGGAGGTGGTGCTTAGTGATTCTGCTAATGCGCATATCCTTGCTTCACGCAACACCTCCGAAAACTTCCTTCACCAGCAACAAGAACTTGCCACCTTGGGAATAACTGTTAAACTGGGGTATTCCCTGGATTTGAATGATTTCGATTTACTCCAGTTAATTGTCGTTAGTCCTGGTGTACCTTGGGATATTCCCTTATTAGTCAAAGCGCGAGAATTGGGAATTGAAACTATCGGGGAAATGGAACTCGCTTGGCGACATTTACAAACTATACCTTGGGTGGGAATTACTGGCACTAACGGGAAAACTACCACCACAGCTTTAACAGCCGCAATTTTTCAAGCCGCCGGATTTAACGCCCCCGCTTGCGGTAACATCGGCTTGGCAGCTTGCGAAGTGGCTTTATTGCCAAAGCATCCTGATTGGATAATTGCTGAATTTAGCAGTTATCAAATAGAATCTTCTAATACTGTTGCTCCCCGCATTGGTGTTTGGACGACTTTTACACCAGATCATCTTGCTCGTCATAAAACTTTAGAGAACTATTACAATATCAAAGCGAAATTATTGCGACAGTCTCAGCTACAAGTTTTCAATGGGGATGATGCGTATTTAAGCAAGATTGGTGCAAGTCAATGGAATAATGCTTATTGGACAAGTGTTAAAGGCAAAGAGCATCTGATTGGTGAAAAAGGCTTTTATATAGAAGATGGTTGGGTTGTAGAGACGCGATTAATCGCGTCTCTAAATGTCGCGTCTCTACAAGAAGATGAACGCATTGTAGAAGTGTCAGCTTTGCGGATGGTAGGCGAACACAATCAGCAAAATCTGCTAATGTCAGTAGCAGCAGCGCGGTTGGCAGGAATTGAGAAAGATGCTATATCTCAGGCAATTCGTGAATTCCCTGGGGTTCCCCATCGCCTTGAGCATATCTGCACTTGGAAAAATATCGATTTTATCAATGACAGCAAAGCGACTAACTACGACGCTGCGGAAGTTGGTTTAGCATCGGTGCAAGGTCCGGTGATTTTGATTGCCGGTGGGGAAGCGAAAGCTGGAGATGATACAGCGTGGCTAGCAAAAATTAAGGCGAAAGCCGCTGTAGTATTACTTATAGGTAGTGCGGCTGAAAGTTTTGCCAAACGCTTAGAAGAGGTGGGGTATGATAGTTACGAAATTGTGGAAACAATGGAGAATGCGGTTAAGCGATCGCCATCCTTAGCACTCACACATCAAGCGTCTGTTGTGCTGCTATCTCCAGCTTGTGCGAGTTTTGACCAGTATCCTAATTTTGAAGCGCGTGGTGATGATTTTCGGGCTTTGTGTGTTAGTCGTTTTTTAAACGCAAAGGATCGCTAA
- the glyS gene encoding glycine--tRNA ligase subunit beta has translation MTNFLLEVGTEELPASFLSSAVKQWKQRIPQSLQAHNLTSDAVEVYGTPRRLAVLITNLPAQQPDKEEEIKGPPAQAAFKDGKPTPAASGFAKKQGVDVADFEIRPTEKGEFIFVRKKTPGRPVAEILTEFVKEWIFSLEGKRLMRWGDGDVKFSRPIRWLVALLDDAVLPIELDNGSEVIRSDRLTHSHRVLHPQPVTIPHASDYLTTLRSAFVIVDADERANTIKQQVLSSVQNLDGHAEIYPDLLEEVTNLVEFPSAVVGKFEADFLELPTEVITTVMVSHQRYFPVFKGENSKELLSYFVTISNGDPAKSDIVAVGNERVIRARLADGKFFYDSDLKKPLESFLPQLEKVTFQEDLGSVRAKVERICENAEIITAKLQLSQEETSNIQRAALLCKADLVSQMVYEFPELQGIMGEKYAAKSGESPEVARAIFEHYLPRNAGDDLPQTLTGQIVGLADRLDTLVSIFGLGMIPTSSSDPFALRRAANAIVNITWFGNLAINLQELIEEIASNFATAYNKDGEKLGTALKDFFLQRIRTLLQEEKSIDYDLVNAVLGENDPEYAERALKDLLDVRDRALFLQEIRSDGTLDKIYETVNRSTRLAAQGDLDFIQLNPTVAVNPELFQKASEEALLNGLIQLVPETESAKRSRNYRQLVSALEKIAPAVSNFFDGAESVLVMDSNPEIKRNRLHLLGLLRNHARVLADFGAVVKNL, from the coding sequence ATGACTAATTTTTTATTAGAAGTTGGTACAGAAGAACTACCCGCAAGCTTTCTCAGTAGCGCTGTTAAGCAGTGGAAACAGCGCATTCCCCAAAGTTTGCAAGCACACAACTTAACTAGCGATGCGGTGGAAGTTTACGGCACTCCCCGACGTTTGGCTGTGTTAATTACCAATTTACCAGCGCAGCAACCAGACAAAGAAGAAGAAATTAAAGGTCCCCCCGCACAAGCTGCGTTTAAAGATGGTAAACCGACACCGGCAGCGTCAGGGTTTGCGAAAAAGCAAGGTGTAGATGTTGCTGATTTTGAAATTCGTCCCACTGAGAAGGGTGAATTTATCTTTGTTAGAAAAAAAACTCCCGGTCGTCCAGTAGCGGAAATTTTGACGGAATTTGTCAAAGAGTGGATTTTCAGCTTAGAAGGTAAGCGGTTGATGCGTTGGGGTGATGGTGATGTGAAGTTTTCGCGTCCAATTCGTTGGTTGGTGGCTTTGTTAGATGATGCGGTGCTGCCGATTGAGTTGGATAATGGTTCGGAGGTGATAAGAAGCGATCGCTTAACTCATTCTCATCGTGTCTTACATCCACAACCAGTCACTATTCCCCACGCTAGTGATTATCTTACCACGTTACGTTCTGCTTTTGTCATTGTTGATGCGGATGAACGCGCAAATACAATTAAACAGCAAGTTCTCTCATCTGTGCAAAATCTCGACGGACACGCAGAAATCTACCCCGACTTGTTAGAAGAAGTCACAAATTTAGTAGAATTCCCCTCAGCAGTTGTCGGTAAATTTGAAGCTGATTTTTTAGAACTTCCCACGGAAGTGATTACCACTGTGATGGTAAGTCATCAACGTTATTTTCCCGTCTTCAAAGGAGAAAATAGCAAAGAATTACTTTCTTATTTCGTGACAATTTCCAACGGCGACCCCGCAAAATCAGATATCGTTGCTGTCGGAAATGAAAGAGTTATCCGCGCACGTTTAGCTGACGGTAAGTTCTTCTACGACAGCGATTTAAAGAAGCCTTTAGAAAGCTTTTTACCGCAGTTAGAGAAAGTCACTTTTCAAGAAGATTTAGGTTCGGTGCGTGCCAAGGTTGAGCGAATCTGTGAAAATGCCGAAATAATTACAGCAAAACTGCAATTAAGTCAAGAAGAAACTAGCAACATTCAAAGAGCAGCTTTGCTTTGTAAAGCCGATTTGGTCAGCCAAATGGTGTATGAATTCCCAGAATTGCAAGGAATTATGGGAGAAAAATACGCTGCTAAAAGTGGAGAATCTCCAGAAGTTGCCAGAGCAATTTTTGAACATTATTTACCACGAAACGCAGGCGATGATTTACCTCAAACCCTGACAGGTCAAATTGTCGGCTTGGCAGACAGGCTCGATACTTTAGTTAGTATCTTTGGCTTGGGAATGATACCCACAAGTTCATCTGACCCGTTTGCTTTGCGAAGAGCGGCAAATGCGATAGTTAATATTACTTGGTTTGGAAATTTGGCGATTAATTTGCAAGAATTAATTGAGGAAATAGCCAGTAATTTTGCCACAGCTTACAACAAAGATGGTGAAAAGTTAGGTACGGCACTAAAAGACTTTTTTCTGCAACGCATTCGCACGCTGTTGCAAGAAGAGAAATCGATTGATTATGACTTAGTGAATGCAGTATTGGGAGAAAACGATCCAGAATATGCGGAACGCGCTTTAAAAGATTTATTGGATGTACGCGATCGCGCATTATTCTTGCAAGAAATTCGCAGCGACGGTACATTAGATAAAATCTATGAAACCGTCAACCGTTCAACTCGGTTAGCAGCGCAAGGTGATTTGGACTTCATCCAGCTTAACCCCACGGTTGCAGTCAATCCCGAATTATTCCAAAAAGCCTCAGAAGAAGCGTTGTTAAATGGTTTAATTCAGTTAGTGCCAGAAACAGAATCCGCAAAGCGATCGCGCAACTATCGACAATTAGTATCAGCACTCGAAAAAATAGCTCCTGCCGTCAGCAACTTTTTTGATGGTGCAGAAAGCGTCTTAGTAATGGACTCAAATCCAGAAATCAAGCGCAACCGATTACATTTGCTCGGATTACTTCGCAACCATGCTCGTGTTTTAGCTGATTTTGGTGCCGTCGTCAAAAATTTATAG
- a CDS encoding YqhA family protein: MIHRILASSRQLILLAVICSFIASVTILLYGVIQTGNAILQVLHDGAVSSKGAKKLVVSLVEVIDMFLLSTVFYITALGLYELFIDDRINVPEWLEIHNIDDLKGKLISVIIVVLSVLFLGQAVTWSGDANFLPFGGSVALVIASLTYFLSAHKNYKK, translated from the coding sequence ATGATTCATCGGATTCTGGCTAGCAGTCGGCAATTGATTCTCTTAGCGGTTATTTGTTCGTTTATCGCTTCGGTTACGATTTTACTTTATGGTGTGATTCAAACAGGTAATGCGATTTTGCAGGTATTACATGATGGTGCAGTTTCTAGTAAAGGAGCAAAAAAACTAGTTGTATCGCTGGTTGAAGTAATTGATATGTTTTTACTCTCAACTGTTTTTTATATTACAGCGTTAGGGCTATACGAATTGTTTATTGACGATCGCATAAATGTACCAGAATGGTTAGAAATTCACAATATAGACGACTTAAAAGGCAAATTAATCAGCGTGATTATAGTAGTGTTAAGTGTATTGTTTTTAGGGCAAGCTGTAACTTGGTCAGGTGATGCTAATTTTTTACCTTTTGGTGGTAGCGTTGCCTTGGTAATTGCTTCATTAACCTACTTTTTGAGCGCACATAAGAATTACAAGAAATAA
- a CDS encoding type II toxin-antitoxin system PemK/MazF family toxin, whose translation MTTTRSLQFGDIVTARFPQQNPQGREQEGYRPAIVVGFPSRLGIPRFELIVVIPMTTDRGLQWANTSPDLYLRFAAGVARLKSPSIALLDQLRVLDANRIVAYRGSLTPEQYEPILTGLGRMICP comes from the coding sequence ATGACGACGACTCGTTCTTTACAGTTTGGGGATATTGTAACAGCACGATTTCCTCAACAAAACCCGCAAGGTCGTGAACAAGAAGGCTATAGACCCGCTATTGTCGTAGGGTTTCCCAGTCGTTTAGGTATACCGCGTTTTGAATTAATAGTTGTCATCCCAATGACGACTGATAGAGGACTACAATGGGCTAATACTTCACCTGATTTATATCTACGTTTTGCTGCGGGAGTTGCACGGTTAAAGTCCCCATCTATTGCGCTATTGGATCAACTCAGGGTTTTAGATGCTAATCGAATTGTCGCATATCGGGGGAGTCTGACACCTGAGCAGTATGAACCTATTTTAACAGGGCTTGGGCGGATGATTTGTCCTTGA
- a CDS encoding two-partner secretion domain-containing protein has product MSKRSTRLGWFLGIAIASCANSALAQITPDSTLGVERSLLTPNVQINGALGDRIQGGAQRGSNLFHSFSQFNINNGQRVYFANPTGIENILTRVTGKESSNIFGTLGVEGSANLFFLNPNGILFGQNARLDVRGSFLGTTANSFIFPNALEFSATNPQAPPLLTITAPIGLQFGSQPGGITSQSSQLNVASGSNLALIGGETVLDGSTLFAINGQVQLGATGGETTVDLNVNGSKLNFNLPENASRAPITLTNGAFVATSGDSAIKLVGGQINLNGSSISGQNGGSISINATGLGLDNGSLIETRTPGATKAGNIQIQSSDAVTLANGSFLFGENGGSISINATGLSLDNGSGIQTTTQGTTKAGNIQIQASDAVTLANGSFLFGQNGGSISINATGLGLDNGSNIQTATRAATNAGDIQIQASDAVTLANGSQILSNSRNSATGNGGDIAINARKIAVTGDGTAENSGIISTLTLGQGNAGNLTLNATDLVNVNGGFVSVNTGGAGNAGNLTVRAGNAVNVTDIGRLSLLSTGSGSTGNLRIETGTLHVQNANLSGGVSTLAVGSGSVGSISIQALDAVEVIDSAINAQVLSGSAGRAGDITIETPRVNLKDGGQVRTDTFSGANAGNIIIRASEFVDISGISPSTLLCWCAD; this is encoded by the coding sequence ATGTCTAAGAGAAGTACTCGTTTAGGTTGGTTCTTAGGGATTGCGATCGCATCATGTGCAAATTCAGCTTTAGCTCAAATTACACCGGATAGCACTCTGGGAGTAGAGCGATCGCTTTTGACACCGAATGTGCAAATTAACGGTGCATTAGGCGATCGTATCCAAGGTGGTGCCCAACGCGGCAGCAACCTTTTTCACAGTTTTAGTCAGTTTAATATTAATAATGGACAAAGAGTGTATTTTGCCAATCCTACAGGGATAGAGAATATTCTTACGCGAGTTACAGGTAAAGAAAGCTCAAATATTTTCGGGACATTGGGTGTTGAAGGCAGCGCGAATTTATTCTTTCTCAATCCCAATGGTATTTTATTTGGTCAAAATGCTCGTTTGGATGTGCGGGGTTCATTTCTGGGAACGACAGCAAATAGCTTTATTTTTCCAAATGCGCTAGAGTTTAGTGCGACTAATCCACAAGCACCACCGTTGTTGACTATCACTGCACCGATTGGCTTACAGTTTGGTTCGCAACCTGGAGGCATTACAAGCCAAAGTAGTCAATTGAATGTTGCATCTGGTAGCAACTTAGCACTAATTGGTGGTGAAACCGTCTTGGATGGTAGTACTTTGTTTGCAATTAATGGACAGGTGCAATTAGGAGCAACTGGGGGAGAGACAACCGTTGATTTGAATGTCAATGGTTCCAAGTTGAATTTCAATCTACCAGAAAATGCAAGTCGCGCGCCCATTACATTAACCAACGGAGCCTTTGTTGCTACGAGTGGGGATAGTGCCATTAAACTAGTGGGCGGACAGATAAATCTTAATGGTTCGTCTATCTCTGGTCAAAATGGCGGCTCGATTTCAATTAATGCCACAGGGCTTGGTCTGGATAACGGCTCTTTAATCGAGACTCGTACACCAGGGGCAACGAAGGCTGGTAATATTCAAATTCAATCCAGTGATGCAGTAACTCTTGCCAACGGTTCATTTTTGTTTGGTGAAAATGGCGGCTCGATTTCAATTAATGCCACAGGGCTTAGTCTGGATAACGGTTCTGGAATCCAGACTACTACGCAAGGGACAACGAAGGCTGGTAATATTCAAATTCAAGCCAGTGATGCAGTAACTCTTGCCAACGGTTCATTTTTGTTTGGTCAAAATGGCGGCTCGATTTCAATTAATGCCACAGGGCTTGGTTTAGATAACGGTTCTAATATCCAGACTGCTACCCGAGCGGCAACGAACGCTGGTGATATTCAAATTCAAGCCAGCGATGCAGTAACTCTTGCTAATGGCAGCCAAATTTTATCAAACAGTCGCAATTCAGCTACGGGAAATGGGGGTGATATTGCCATCAATGCTCGGAAGATCGCAGTTACCGGAGACGGAACAGCAGAAAATAGCGGCATCATTAGTACACTTACCCTTGGTCAGGGAAATGCAGGAAACCTCACTTTAAATGCAACAGATTTAGTCAATGTTAATGGTGGCTTTGTCTCTGTTAACACTGGTGGTGCAGGCAACGCGGGAAACTTAACGGTACGAGCCGGGAATGCGGTCAATGTTACTGACATAGGTAGGTTATCGCTGTTGAGCACTGGCTCAGGTTCAACGGGAAACCTGCGGATTGAAACCGGTACATTGCACGTTCAAAATGCAAACCTATCGGGAGGAGTGTCAACACTTGCAGTTGGGTCTGGTAGTGTGGGTTCGATTTCGATTCAAGCGCTTGATGCAGTTGAAGTGATTGATAGTGCAATCAATGCACAAGTACTCTCTGGCAGTGCAGGTCGAGCAGGGGATATTACAATTGAGACACCGCGAGTCAATCTTAAAGATGGCGGACAGGTCAGGACGGATACCTTTAGCGGTGCTAATGCTGGCAACATTATCATTCGAGCCAGTGAGTTTGTTGATATTAGCGGTATCTCGCCATCAACATTATTATGTTGGTGTGCTGACTAG
- a CDS encoding Rpn family recombination-promoting nuclease/putative transposase has protein sequence MKTDSIFYQFFAEFPSIFFDLIGRSPNTISR, from the coding sequence GTGAAGACTGACAGCATTTTTTATCAATTCTTTGCCGAGTTTCCCAGTATTTTCTTTGATTTGATTGGGCGATCGCCTAATACCATTTCACGTTAA
- the murG gene encoding undecaprenyldiphospho-muramoylpentapeptide beta-N-acetylglucosaminyltransferase, whose amino-acid sequence MVNAPIRLLIAASGTGGHLFPAIALAEQLPDYQIEWLGVPNRLERSLVPKQYPLNTIAVEGFQQGLGFSSLRIFGKLVGSILQVRKLLKKGNFQGVFTTGGYIAGPAVIAARSLGLPVILHESNALPGKVTRFFGPWCNAVAVGFEVAAKYLPRAKTIYTNTPVRSPFLNSGIVPLDLPIPENVRLIVVFGGSQGAVAINKLVRSCVTAWFDAGAWVVHLTGDNDPEADKLQHPQYIVLPFYDNMAGLLKRADLAISRSGAGSLTELAVCGVPSILIPYPFAAEDHQTYNAEVFTSVGAAIAFKQSELTAEVLQSKVLHLLQSPAELADMASKSKAIAVPDSAEKLAQLVRELIEM is encoded by the coding sequence ATGGTTAACGCACCGATACGATTATTAATAGCTGCTAGTGGAACTGGTGGACACTTATTTCCGGCGATCGCACTTGCCGAACAATTGCCAGATTATCAAATTGAGTGGCTTGGTGTCCCGAATCGGCTAGAACGATCGCTTGTTCCCAAGCAGTACCCCTTGAATACTATTGCAGTTGAGGGATTTCAGCAAGGGTTGGGATTTTCATCTTTACGAATTTTTGGTAAACTCGTTGGTTCGATTCTCCAAGTAAGAAAACTTCTGAAAAAAGGTAATTTTCAAGGTGTCTTTACTACGGGTGGTTATATCGCAGGTCCGGCTGTAATTGCCGCGCGATCGCTTGGTTTACCTGTGATTCTCCATGAGTCTAACGCCTTACCTGGTAAAGTAACACGCTTTTTTGGTCCTTGGTGTAATGCTGTGGCAGTCGGGTTTGAAGTTGCGGCTAAGTATCTACCTCGTGCCAAAACTATTTATACAAATACTCCGGTGCGATCGCCTTTTTTGAATTCCGGAATTGTCCCCCTAGATTTACCGATTCCGGAGAATGTTCGTTTAATTGTCGTCTTTGGTGGTAGCCAAGGTGCAGTCGCTATTAATAAGTTGGTGCGCTCCTGCGTTACAGCTTGGTTTGATGCTGGTGCTTGGGTTGTCCATTTGACCGGAGATAACGACCCAGAAGCCGATAAGTTACAGCATCCGCAATATATTGTGTTACCGTTTTATGACAATATGGCGGGATTGTTAAAACGCGCTGATTTAGCAATTAGTCGTTCTGGTGCGGGAAGCTTGACAGAATTGGCAGTATGTGGAGTGCCATCGATTTTGATTCCTTATCCATTTGCGGCAGAAGATCATCAAACTTACAATGCCGAAGTATTTACCTCAGTCGGTGCAGCGATCGCATTCAAGCAATCAGAGTTAACTGCTGAAGTATTGCAAAGTAAAGTTTTGCATCTGTTGCAGTCCCCCGCAGAATTAGCTGATATGGCTTCAAAAAGTAAAGCGATCGCAGTTCCCGACAGCGCGGAAAAATTAGCGCAGTTAGTGCGTGAACTAATCGAAATGTAA